A window of the Halodesulfovibrio sp. MK-HDV genome harbors these coding sequences:
- the mutY gene encoding A/G-specific adenine glycosylase has translation MISPDQYPAFSKNLLSWFSSNKRALPWREDYAPYRVWVSEIMLQQTQMERGVAYFHRWMQALPDVTAVAEAHEDTLLKLWEGLGYYSRVRNLHKAAKIIAAEHDGVFPEAHADIRALPGIGDYTAGAIASIAFNQDVICVDANVERVFSRIFDIDTPVKQKHNMAFIRETVAAMLPSGHAREFNQAIMELGALVCSKKPHCHRCPLQTYCEAYHLGIPQERPVPTAKKGIQHIDVATGFLMHKGKIYIQKRPNFGVWAGFWELPGGSVEEGEAPEEAVVREFMEETEFPVKIEDKIIVVKHGYTTYRVTMHCYFLTFTGEHTPEPVLHAATAYQWVNMDELDTVTLPAGHRKLLDHLQNDMRLKPLLENS, from the coding sequence ATGATTTCACCAGACCAATACCCCGCATTCTCTAAAAACCTTCTATCGTGGTTTTCCAGCAACAAGCGTGCCCTGCCATGGCGCGAGGATTATGCACCATACCGCGTATGGGTGTCCGAAATCATGTTGCAGCAAACTCAAATGGAACGCGGTGTTGCCTATTTCCATCGCTGGATGCAGGCATTACCCGACGTCACAGCTGTTGCAGAAGCACATGAAGATACTCTGCTAAAATTATGGGAAGGTCTGGGCTATTATTCCCGAGTTCGCAATCTGCATAAAGCTGCAAAAATTATTGCGGCAGAACATGACGGTGTTTTTCCAGAAGCTCATGCGGACATCCGCGCTCTCCCCGGTATTGGAGATTACACAGCCGGTGCCATTGCTTCCATTGCATTTAATCAGGATGTTATCTGCGTTGATGCAAATGTTGAGCGGGTTTTCTCTCGAATTTTTGATATTGATACGCCCGTTAAACAAAAACACAACATGGCGTTCATTCGCGAAACTGTCGCAGCCATGCTCCCTTCCGGCCATGCACGAGAATTTAATCAGGCCATTATGGAATTGGGTGCATTAGTTTGCAGCAAAAAGCCCCACTGCCACCGCTGTCCGCTTCAAACGTACTGTGAAGCTTACCACCTTGGGATTCCGCAAGAACGCCCTGTTCCGACAGCAAAAAAGGGCATTCAACACATTGATGTTGCGACTGGCTTTTTGATGCATAAAGGAAAAATTTATATCCAGAAACGTCCGAATTTCGGCGTATGGGCTGGTTTCTGGGAACTCCCCGGTGGCTCCGTTGAAGAAGGTGAAGCACCGGAAGAAGCAGTTGTTCGTGAATTCATGGAAGAAACAGAATTCCCTGTAAAAATTGAAGATAAAATTATTGTAGTAAAACATGGCTACACAACCTACCGTGTGACCATGCACTGCTACTTTCTTACCTTTACGGGGGAGCATACTCCAGAGCCTGTGCTCCATGCCGCCACAGCATACCAATGGGTAAACATGGACGAGCTGGACACTGTCACCCTACCGGCAGGACACCGTAAACTTCTTGATCATCTGCAGAACGACATGCGTTTAAAACCACTTTTAGAAAACAGCTAG
- a CDS encoding site-2 protease family protein — MPTIDIATSVTKIAIAFIPILLGMVCHEVAHGWVAYKLGDPTAKAQGRLTLNPLPHIDPMGTAMFVLTALTAPFVIGWAKPVPVDSRWFKNPRKGMILVSIAGPLTNFLLAVLFGVFLVIVAQNQPVPGSIYASVYEFLRSMLSAGVIINLALGWFNLMPFPPLDGSHIVAGLLPPRLAYKFQGISRYGFILIVLLLATGFLGKVIGPLIFGSADLIIQMITFF, encoded by the coding sequence ATGCCTACTATCGATATAGCAACAAGTGTGACAAAGATCGCCATTGCGTTTATTCCCATTCTTCTTGGCATGGTATGCCACGAAGTTGCGCATGGCTGGGTAGCGTACAAACTTGGTGACCCTACTGCAAAAGCACAGGGCCGTCTTACGCTAAATCCTCTTCCGCATATTGACCCTATGGGTACAGCAATGTTTGTACTCACAGCGCTCACCGCCCCTTTTGTTATTGGCTGGGCGAAACCTGTGCCTGTAGATAGCCGCTGGTTCAAAAACCCAAGAAAGGGTATGATCCTTGTTTCAATAGCGGGACCTCTTACTAACTTTCTTCTTGCGGTTCTCTTTGGTGTCTTCCTTGTCATTGTGGCACAGAACCAACCAGTACCCGGCTCCATTTACGCATCTGTGTACGAATTCTTACGCAGTATGCTGAGCGCAGGCGTCATCATTAACCTAGCTCTCGGCTGGTTCAACCTGATGCCGTTCCCACCGCTGGATGGTAGTCATATAGTGGCAGGATTACTCCCGCCGCGTCTTGCATATAAATTTCAGGGAATTTCCCGTTATGGCTTTATTCTTATAGTTTTATTGTTGGCAACAGGCTTTCTGGGAAAAGTCATCGGCCCCCTCATCTTTGGGTCTGCTGACTTAATCATTCA